The following are encoded in a window of Arvicanthis niloticus isolate mArvNil1 chromosome 1, mArvNil1.pat.X, whole genome shotgun sequence genomic DNA:
- the LOC117722341 gene encoding olfactory receptor 5AN6 isoform X2 — MSGGRNSTIVTKFILVGFSDFPKLKLLLFVVFLGSYLSTVVWNLGLITLIRIDPYLHTPMYFFLSNLSFLDFCYISSTTPKMLSGFFQKPKSISFVGCTMQYFFFSSLGLAECCLLAAMAYDRYAAICNPLLYTAIMSPSLCVHMVVGAYTTGLFGSLIQLCAILRLHFCGPNIINHFFCDLPQLLVLSCSEIFPLQVLKFVIAVIFGVASVLVILISYGYIIGTILNITSVEGRFKAFNTCASHLTAVTLFYGSGLFVYMRPSSDSSQGYDKMASVFYTVVIPMLNPLIYSLRNKEIKDALKRCKKKCFSRCHC, encoded by the coding sequence ATGTCAGGAGGGAGGAATAGCACCATTGTCACCAAGTTCATTCTTGTGGGATTCTCAGATTTTCCCAAGCTCAAGCTGCTTCTCTTTGTTGTCTTCCTGGGAAGTTATCTCTCCACAGTGGTGTGGAACTTGGGCCTCATCACCTTGATTCGGATTGACCCTTACCTACACACACctatgtacttcttcctcagcaaTTTGTCATTTTTAGATTTCTGTTACATTTCATCTACAACCCCTAAAATGCTCTCAGGATTCTTCCAGAAACCTAAATCTATCTCCTTTGTGGGGTGCACCATGCAGTACTTCTTCTTCTCAAGCCTGGGTCTGGCTGAATGCTGCCTTCTGGCAGCCATGGCTTATGACCGGTATGCTGCCATTTGTAATCCTCTTCTCTACACAGCCATCATGTCCCCATCACTCTGTGTGCACATGGTGGTTGGAGCCTATACCACTGGTCTCTTTGGTTCATTAATTCAACTGTGTGCTATACTTCGGCTCCATTTCTGTGGGCCAAATATTATAAACCACTTTTTTTGTGACCTGCCTCAGCTATTAGTCCTCTCCTGCTCTGAAATCTTTCCCCTGCAAGTCCTGAAATTTGTCATAGCAGTGATTTTTGGGGTGGCATCTGTCTTGGTTATCCTGATATCCTATGGTTACATCATTGGCACAATCCTGAATATCACCTCAGTAGAAGGTAGATTCAAGGCCTTCAATACTTGTGCCTCTCACTTGACAGCAGTCACCCTCTTTTATGGATCAGGACTCTTTGTCTATATGCGCCCCAGCTCCGACAGTTCTCAGGGTTATGACAAGATGGCTTCGGTGTTCTATACAGTGGTGATTCCCATGTTGAATCCTCTGATTTACAGTCTCAGGAACAAGGAAATCAAAGATGCTCTTAAAAGATGTAAAAAGAAGTGCTTTTCTCGTTGCCACTGTTAG
- the LOC117722341 gene encoding olfactory receptor 5AN6 isoform X1: MILQRREEGSRCSETMSGGRNSTIVTKFILVGFSDFPKLKLLLFVVFLGSYLSTVVWNLGLITLIRIDPYLHTPMYFFLSNLSFLDFCYISSTTPKMLSGFFQKPKSISFVGCTMQYFFFSSLGLAECCLLAAMAYDRYAAICNPLLYTAIMSPSLCVHMVVGAYTTGLFGSLIQLCAILRLHFCGPNIINHFFCDLPQLLVLSCSEIFPLQVLKFVIAVIFGVASVLVILISYGYIIGTILNITSVEGRFKAFNTCASHLTAVTLFYGSGLFVYMRPSSDSSQGYDKMASVFYTVVIPMLNPLIYSLRNKEIKDALKRCKKKCFSRCHC; the protein is encoded by the exons ATGATTcttcagagaagggaagaag GTTCAAGGTGCTCCGAGACGATGTCAGGAGGGAGGAATAGCACCATTGTCACCAAGTTCATTCTTGTGGGATTCTCAGATTTTCCCAAGCTCAAGCTGCTTCTCTTTGTTGTCTTCCTGGGAAGTTATCTCTCCACAGTGGTGTGGAACTTGGGCCTCATCACCTTGATTCGGATTGACCCTTACCTACACACACctatgtacttcttcctcagcaaTTTGTCATTTTTAGATTTCTGTTACATTTCATCTACAACCCCTAAAATGCTCTCAGGATTCTTCCAGAAACCTAAATCTATCTCCTTTGTGGGGTGCACCATGCAGTACTTCTTCTTCTCAAGCCTGGGTCTGGCTGAATGCTGCCTTCTGGCAGCCATGGCTTATGACCGGTATGCTGCCATTTGTAATCCTCTTCTCTACACAGCCATCATGTCCCCATCACTCTGTGTGCACATGGTGGTTGGAGCCTATACCACTGGTCTCTTTGGTTCATTAATTCAACTGTGTGCTATACTTCGGCTCCATTTCTGTGGGCCAAATATTATAAACCACTTTTTTTGTGACCTGCCTCAGCTATTAGTCCTCTCCTGCTCTGAAATCTTTCCCCTGCAAGTCCTGAAATTTGTCATAGCAGTGATTTTTGGGGTGGCATCTGTCTTGGTTATCCTGATATCCTATGGTTACATCATTGGCACAATCCTGAATATCACCTCAGTAGAAGGTAGATTCAAGGCCTTCAATACTTGTGCCTCTCACTTGACAGCAGTCACCCTCTTTTATGGATCAGGACTCTTTGTCTATATGCGCCCCAGCTCCGACAGTTCTCAGGGTTATGACAAGATGGCTTCGGTGTTCTATACAGTGGTGATTCCCATGTTGAATCCTCTGATTTACAGTCTCAGGAACAAGGAAATCAAAGATGCTCTTAAAAGATGTAAAAAGAAGTGCTTTTCTCGTTGCCACTGTTAG